A genome region from Anaerobacillus alkaliphilus includes the following:
- a CDS encoding metallophosphoesterase — protein sequence MEVIFTIVVIIPLLVLVYMWLEARKNKITYTELAFSSYPKNEPNMKLFFISDVHHRKISEKIISEIKGNVDLIVIGGDLAEKGVPLSKIEENLKALTAIAPTYFVWGNNDYEIDHLKLETMLKNEGVVQLVNSSKMISNVLSPIYLIGVDDYGHHFDNLEEALKNCNGGFQILISHNPDIKKKIRENHQISLILSGHTHGGQIRLFGWGITEKAGFTKLKKDLYMLVSNGYGTTRLHLRMGAPAEAHVITLRSI from the coding sequence GTGGAAGTCATATTTACAATAGTTGTAATCATTCCCTTATTAGTATTAGTATATATGTGGCTTGAGGCACGAAAAAATAAAATTACGTATACAGAACTAGCTTTTTCTAGTTACCCCAAGAATGAACCTAATATGAAGCTTTTTTTTATTTCTGATGTCCATCATCGGAAAATTAGTGAGAAAATCATAAGTGAAATTAAAGGAAATGTAGATCTGATTGTTATTGGTGGTGATTTAGCTGAAAAGGGAGTGCCACTATCAAAAATTGAAGAAAACCTTAAAGCCCTGACAGCTATTGCACCTACTTACTTTGTATGGGGAAATAATGATTATGAGATAGATCATTTAAAACTAGAAACAATGTTGAAGAACGAAGGTGTTGTTCAGCTAGTTAATAGTTCTAAAATGATCAGTAATGTTCTTTCACCTATATATTTAATAGGTGTAGATGATTATGGACATCATTTCGATAATCTTGAAGAAGCATTAAAAAATTGTAACGGTGGATTTCAAATATTAATAAGTCATAATCCAGATATTAAGAAGAAAATTAGGGAAAATCATCAGATTAGTCTAATTTTAAGTGGCCACACACACGGTGGGCAAATTAGACTATTTGGATGGGGAATTACAGAGAAAGCGGGTTTTACCAAATTAAAAAAGGATTTGTATATGTTGGTTAGTAACGGTTATGGCACTACTAGGCTCCATCTTAGAATGGGTGCTCCTGCAGAAGCTCATGTCATTACACTGAGATCTATTTAA
- a CDS encoding MerR family transcriptional regulator: protein MANDKAKYNIKAISNILGIQPGTLRAWERRYNIVEPIRNDSGHRLYSDEHVAILRWLLDKVNKGFTIGQAVGLLEKGSVNLETQNEPQHTNRLETFARELKESLLSFQELRANHILDEAFSLFSVEKVVLEIISPVLIEIGEAWENNKITVAHEHYSSQYLRTRIGSIFNNLQIDPLLPKVVAVCGPSERHELGLLIFTLYLRRKGFEVIYLGTGVPTKDLKLVVGETSAKYLFLSCSISTNLKETLTVIDEMSEFMPGLHIGLGGNGVYHLSKRQNEEYKQFLLGNSKDEWDEWLKVRLFKS, encoded by the coding sequence ATGGCGAATGATAAAGCAAAATATAATATAAAAGCAATATCGAATATATTAGGAATTCAACCTGGAACCCTTAGAGCTTGGGAACGTCGATATAATATAGTCGAGCCAATCCGGAACGACTCGGGTCATCGGTTGTATTCGGACGAACATGTAGCCATTTTACGTTGGTTGTTAGATAAGGTAAATAAAGGCTTTACGATAGGACAAGCTGTTGGTCTCTTGGAAAAAGGCAGTGTTAATTTAGAAACACAAAATGAACCACAGCATACCAATAGATTAGAAACATTTGCAAGAGAGTTAAAAGAAAGTTTATTAAGCTTCCAAGAACTAAGAGCAAATCATATTTTAGATGAGGCTTTTAGTTTATTTAGTGTGGAAAAGGTTGTTCTTGAAATAATTAGTCCTGTACTTATAGAAATAGGAGAAGCTTGGGAAAATAATAAAATTACTGTTGCACATGAACATTATTCTTCGCAATATTTAAGAACAAGAATAGGATCAATTTTTAATAATTTACAAATAGATCCGCTTTTACCGAAAGTAGTTGCGGTTTGTGGTCCAAGTGAACGCCATGAGTTAGGATTACTAATTTTTACATTATACCTTCGAAGAAAAGGTTTTGAAGTTATCTACTTAGGAACAGGAGTACCTACAAAGGATCTGAAACTTGTAGTAGGGGAAACTTCAGCTAAATATTTATTTTTATCTTGTTCGATTAGTACGAATTTAAAGGAAACATTAACCGTAATTGATGAGATGAGTGAGTTTATGCCAGGATTACATATCGGTCTCGGTGGAAACGGAGTATACCACTTGTCGAAGCGACAAAATGAAGAGTACAAACAATTTCTTTTGGGGAATTCCAAGGATGAATGGGATGAATGGTTAAAAGTTAGGCTGTTCAAATCGTAA
- a CDS encoding genetic competence negative regulator, with protein sequence MRLERLNYDKIKIFLTFDDLSERGITKEEMWQDIPKVHQLFRDMMLEASDELGFEADGPIAIEVFSLPAQGMVIIVTKSKKDDETEEEFDDGYIEMQVTLDESEEIIYEFSSIEDVIELAPRLISFGVTSGSLLHFENNYILTFDERDLFGIDMDAFIALLSEYGNPSTITIFRLIEYGNEIIEKNAIEKIYHTFHN encoded by the coding sequence ATGCGCCTAGAGAGGCTTAACTATGATAAAATAAAAATTTTTCTAACCTTTGATGATTTGAGCGAACGTGGTATTACGAAGGAAGAAATGTGGCAGGATATACCAAAAGTTCACCAACTTTTTCGTGATATGATGTTAGAGGCTAGTGACGAATTGGGTTTTGAGGCAGATGGGCCAATTGCTATAGAAGTATTTTCATTACCAGCACAGGGCATGGTGATCATCGTAACAAAATCAAAAAAAGATGATGAGACAGAAGAAGAGTTTGATGATGGTTATATAGAAATGCAAGTAACCTTAGATGAAAGCGAAGAAATTATTTATGAATTTTCATCAATAGAAGATGTGATCGAGCTTGCTCCTAGATTAATAAGCTTTGGTGTGACATCAGGTAGCTTACTTCATTTTGAAAACAATTATATCCTAACCTTTGATGAGAGAGATTTGTTTGGAATTGATATGGATGCGTTTATTGCCCTCTTATCAGAGTACGGAAACCCATCTACCATTACCATATTTCGATTAATTGAGTACGGTAATGAGATAATAGAGAAAAACGCTATAGAAAAGATTTATCATACATTTCATAACTAA
- a CDS encoding D-alanine--D-alanine ligase family protein codes for MKICVLYGGTSAEREVSLSSGKGIIEALKKKNHEVIGIDFKGTKECLQKIMNLDVDIFFIGLHGRLGEDGRVQGLLDLVNIPYVGSNVLGSALAMDKARSKKMFALKGIRVACEKLVEKHAFVEEQFSHELSYPVVVKPNHEGSTIGLTIAQNEEELLGGIKAAFAHDDVVLLEEFISGREVTVAVMGNKGEVKALPVVEIVPKNAYYDYESKYAPGMSEHIVPARVSEEVTKLLQEQAVLAHASLGCDIYSRVDFIVPSDGTAPVILEVNTLPGMTPTSLYPDAAREIGLSYDDMIEKLVQLSLQK; via the coding sequence ATGAAAATCTGTGTCCTTTATGGTGGTACATCTGCAGAGAGAGAAGTATCCTTATCAAGCGGAAAAGGAATTATAGAAGCTTTAAAGAAAAAAAACCATGAAGTTATTGGAATTGATTTTAAAGGCACGAAAGAGTGTCTACAGAAAATCATGAATTTAGATGTGGATATCTTTTTTATTGGATTACATGGACGTCTTGGTGAAGACGGAAGAGTGCAGGGGCTTTTGGACTTAGTAAACATACCCTATGTAGGTTCCAATGTTCTAGGTTCAGCTTTGGCAATGGATAAAGCGAGATCAAAAAAGATGTTTGCGTTAAAAGGTATTAGAGTGGCTTGTGAGAAGCTGGTTGAAAAGCATGCTTTTGTAGAGGAACAGTTTTCCCATGAGTTATCATATCCCGTAGTTGTTAAGCCAAATCATGAAGGTTCTACCATAGGTTTAACGATTGCTCAAAATGAAGAAGAGCTTTTAGGCGGCATTAAAGCGGCCTTTGCCCATGATGATGTTGTTCTATTAGAAGAATTTATCTCGGGTAGAGAAGTTACAGTAGCAGTAATGGGGAACAAAGGAGAGGTTAAAGCCTTACCAGTTGTCGAAATAGTTCCTAAGAATGCCTATTATGACTATGAATCAAAATATGCACCAGGGATGAGTGAACATATTGTACCAGCTAGAGTTAGTGAGGAAGTAACGAAATTATTACAGGAGCAAGCGGTATTAGCTCATGCTTCACTTGGCTGTGACATTTATTCTCGCGTTGATTTTATCGTTCCTTCAGATGGTACTGCGCCAGTGATATTAGAAGTTAATACTTTACCAGGAATGACACCTACTAGCCTTTATCCTGATGCAGCTAGAGAGATAGGGTTATCTTATGATGATATGATTGAGAAGTTAGTGCAGCTTTCTTTACAAAAGTAG